The Eriocheir sinensis breed Jianghai 21 unplaced genomic scaffold, ASM2467909v1 Scaffold655, whole genome shotgun sequence genome has a segment encoding these proteins:
- the LOC126993699 gene encoding histone H4, translating into MTGRGKGGKGLGKGGAKRHRKVLRDNIQGITKPAIRRLARRGGVKRISGLIYEETRGVLKVFLENVIRDAVTYTEHAKRKTVTAMDVVYALKRQGRTLYGFGG; encoded by the coding sequence atgactggccgcggcaagggaggcaagggactcggaaagggaggcgccaagcgtcaccgcaaggttcttcgggacaacatccagggcatcaccaagccggccatccgtcgtctggcgcgccgtggcggtgtgaagcgcatctccgggctcatctacgaagagacccgtggtgtgctcaaggtgttcctggagaacgtcatcagggatgccgtcacctacactgagcacgccaagcgcaagaccgtcaccgccatggacgtggtgtacgccctcaaacgccagggccgcaccctgtacggcttcggtggttaa